From a single Vibrio sp. BS-M-Sm-2 genomic region:
- the fabV gene encoding enoyl-ACP reductase FabV, with translation MLIEPVIKGVVAKSAHPLGCQEAVKQQIKFVKSAPQIKDGPKRVLIIGASSGFGLAARIALTFGGAKADTIGVSFERGPNEKSLGSAGWYNNIYFKKEAEREQRTAINIVGDAFSQETRSQVVEAIETYFEGEVDLIIYSLAAGVRPKPDSEEFWRSAIKPIGESVTGATISLEHDNWVTNTLDAATEEEAESTLKVMGGEDWEQWIDELINAESIAPGCKTIAFSYVGPEVTHPIYLDGTLGRAKIDLHQTSHALNLELANFDGNAYATVCKALVTKASVFIPGLSPYLLALYKVMKEKETHEGCIQQMQRLFSSKLYGQSKVPLDGERLIRMDDWELDPETQAHVTELIEKMDENNFQTLGDYQGFKEEFLQLNGFAQPSVDYSQKLNTEDFIKLKP, from the coding sequence ATGCTGATCGAACCTGTTATCAAGGGTGTGGTAGCCAAAAGCGCTCACCCTCTTGGCTGTCAAGAAGCCGTAAAGCAACAAATCAAGTTTGTTAAGAGTGCGCCGCAAATCAAAGATGGCCCTAAACGAGTACTGATTATCGGAGCTTCCTCGGGCTTTGGCCTTGCCGCTCGTATTGCCCTTACTTTTGGCGGCGCAAAAGCTGACACTATAGGCGTCTCATTCGAGCGCGGTCCAAACGAAAAATCCCTAGGTAGTGCCGGTTGGTACAACAACATCTACTTCAAAAAAGAAGCCGAACGAGAGCAACGCACTGCTATCAACATCGTTGGCGACGCATTTTCGCAAGAAACACGTTCACAAGTTGTCGAAGCCATTGAAACCTACTTCGAAGGGGAAGTGGATCTAATTATCTATAGCTTAGCTGCAGGCGTTCGTCCTAAACCAGACTCTGAGGAATTTTGGCGCTCTGCGATTAAGCCTATTGGGGAAAGCGTAACGGGTGCAACTATTTCGCTGGAACATGACAACTGGGTGACCAACACTCTTGATGCCGCGACCGAAGAAGAAGCCGAAAGCACACTCAAAGTGATGGGCGGCGAAGATTGGGAACAATGGATAGATGAGCTCATCAACGCTGAATCTATTGCACCAGGTTGCAAGACAATCGCATTTTCATATGTTGGTCCAGAAGTCACGCACCCTATTTACTTAGATGGTACGCTGGGACGCGCTAAGATTGACCTTCATCAAACAAGCCACGCACTTAACCTAGAGTTAGCAAACTTTGATGGCAACGCTTACGCTACGGTCTGTAAAGCCCTAGTCACTAAAGCGAGCGTTTTCATCCCAGGACTCAGCCCGTACCTACTTGCTTTGTATAAAGTGATGAAAGAGAAAGAGACCCACGAAGGTTGTATCCAGCAAATGCAGCGTCTGTTTAGCAGCAAACTTTATGGTCAATCAAAAGTACCACTTGATGGCGAGCGATTGATTCGTATGGATGATTGGGAACTAGACCCAGAAACCCAAGCTCACGTAACTGAGCTAATAGAAAAGATGGATGAAAATAACTTCCAAACTTTAGGCGATTACCAAGGGTTTAAAGAGGAATTTCTGCAATTAAATGGATTTGCTCAACCATCGGTAGACTACAGCCAGAAACTTAATACAGAAGATTTTATAAAGTTAAAGCCTTAA
- a CDS encoding ABC transporter permease — MNSSNGLNKRLFSWSVEEIRHGQLWPVSIALTLIIACVFALSALAERMEQVIVKQGKDALTADSVFISANPIPQSLLDLTKVEQFESSQLTRFSTMAFSDNSMQLVTVKAVESNYPLRGEMILEGADKASSNHVKPGELWLDERIFAQLEVEIGDDVTIGDADLTITGRIKQEPGLSFNPFQQMPAVLIHTSDIEATGAIQPGSRVSFRLFLNGDDTKLKAAQESIELTPSDRWRTQDSASRTNDMFESTTQYLSLTVAIVVIMAATTLVLTCQHYVASRRKTIAMLKSLGASKQWIVKWLSVQVSLLVVIGAVLGITIGIGLEFLLRIPLGDLLPTPLPSYGIEPAILAILSSILIGVPALGIPLIGLVNTSAISVIQSSHQSNESYKKYLLLLVPIIPMMLMYGDNLLVWIVLAGIACLFLVLAIVSTFVLRLVGKLPTTTSMRLALSRINRTPLATGIQFGSLALSLMLLSIIWLVRSDLLSDWQQTLPENAPNAFALNIASYEKDSYLATIDENEVERTQAFPIIRGRLTTINSVEASEYSDTSERTDALSREINFTWGDSLPEYNEVLEGKWTQEQGVSVESDVAEQLGLKIGDELAFTINSQNVSAKVNSIRKVEWREMKPNFYFIFTPDVLSFIPSTWLVSFRLEERHNQMLNELSRNHPTVSLMDIRKMGSKIQELLKQIVWSITVLAALGVVAGLLLIFTLLRLSLSQRQQEIRLYRTLGASKKRILNTIWCEYGLMALVAGSIAALGSELSVAGVMNFGFELEPSLHPMLWVMLPVLTFITLAAVVNSLIKRLLAPVNKDFG, encoded by the coding sequence TTGAATTCATCAAACGGACTGAACAAACGCCTGTTCTCATGGAGTGTCGAAGAGATTCGACACGGTCAGTTGTGGCCAGTTTCCATAGCACTAACACTGATCATTGCGTGTGTTTTTGCATTGTCGGCATTGGCCGAACGTATGGAGCAGGTGATTGTTAAACAAGGCAAAGATGCGCTTACTGCCGATAGTGTGTTTATCTCAGCAAACCCAATCCCGCAATCCTTATTAGACCTCACTAAAGTTGAGCAATTTGAAAGCTCTCAGTTGACTCGTTTTTCAACCATGGCATTCAGTGACAACTCGATGCAGTTAGTGACGGTGAAAGCGGTTGAAAGTAATTACCCTTTACGCGGTGAGATGATCTTAGAGGGTGCAGATAAAGCATCCAGTAACCATGTGAAGCCGGGTGAACTTTGGTTAGACGAGCGAATATTCGCACAGTTAGAGGTTGAGATTGGTGACGATGTCACTATTGGCGATGCCGATTTAACGATAACTGGGCGAATCAAACAAGAACCAGGTTTGAGCTTTAACCCATTCCAACAAATGCCTGCTGTGCTAATTCATACCAGCGATATCGAGGCCACTGGAGCGATTCAACCGGGCAGTCGTGTTAGTTTTAGGCTGTTTCTAAACGGTGATGATACAAAACTGAAAGCCGCGCAAGAGAGTATAGAATTAACACCAAGCGATCGCTGGCGTACTCAAGATTCAGCCAGTCGTACCAACGACATGTTCGAAAGCACAACTCAATATCTTTCGTTAACCGTTGCTATCGTTGTGATCATGGCTGCGACCACTTTGGTACTCACGTGCCAACATTATGTTGCGAGTCGTCGCAAAACCATCGCGATGCTTAAGAGTTTGGGAGCAAGCAAGCAGTGGATCGTTAAATGGTTGTCAGTACAGGTATCTCTGTTAGTGGTTATCGGTGCAGTACTGGGAATTACCATCGGTATCGGCTTAGAGTTTTTGCTTCGTATACCTCTGGGCGACTTATTACCAACGCCACTTCCTAGCTATGGTATTGAACCTGCTATCTTGGCTATTTTATCAAGCATCTTAATTGGTGTTCCTGCTCTGGGTATTCCGTTAATTGGCTTGGTCAACACTTCTGCAATCAGCGTTATTCAATCAAGTCATCAGTCCAATGAAAGCTACAAGAAATACTTGTTGTTACTGGTACCGATTATTCCAATGATGCTGATGTATGGCGACAATCTATTGGTATGGATAGTTCTAGCGGGTATCGCTTGCCTGTTCTTAGTGCTCGCGATTGTCAGTACGTTTGTTCTGCGTTTAGTTGGCAAGCTGCCGACAACGACATCTATGCGTTTGGCATTAAGCCGAATTAATCGCACACCATTAGCAACAGGGATTCAATTTGGTTCTTTAGCGCTATCTTTGATGCTGCTATCGATCATTTGGTTGGTGAGAAGCGATCTACTGTCAGATTGGCAACAAACCTTGCCCGAGAATGCGCCCAACGCGTTTGCACTTAACATTGCAAGCTATGAGAAAGACAGTTACCTTGCAACCATTGATGAAAATGAAGTCGAACGTACTCAAGCATTCCCAATCATTCGTGGACGATTGACGACTATCAATAGTGTCGAAGCATCTGAGTATAGCGACACATCAGAGCGGACTGATGCTCTAAGTCGCGAAATCAACTTCACATGGGGAGATAGCTTGCCCGAGTACAATGAAGTGCTTGAAGGCAAATGGACGCAGGAGCAGGGCGTATCTGTTGAATCTGACGTGGCTGAGCAGCTAGGTCTGAAAATTGGAGATGAACTTGCTTTTACCATCAACAGTCAAAATGTATCAGCCAAGGTTAACAGCATCCGTAAAGTAGAGTGGCGAGAAATGAAGCCGAACTTCTACTTCATATTTACGCCAGATGTTTTGAGCTTTATTCCTTCTACTTGGCTAGTGAGCTTTAGATTAGAAGAGCGACACAATCAAATGCTCAACGAACTCTCTCGAAATCACCCAACCGTGAGTTTGATGGATATTCGTAAGATGGGCAGCAAGATCCAAGAGTTGCTCAAACAGATTGTTTGGTCGATAACGGTACTTGCGGCGTTAGGTGTGGTTGCGGGGCTGTTGCTTATCTTTACTTTGTTGAGATTGAGCTTATCTCAAAGACAACAAGAAATACGTTTATACCGAACGTTAGGCGCAAGTAAGAAACGCATTCTCAATACCATTTGGTGTGAGTACGGTTTAATGGCATTAGTGGCAGGCTCAATTGCTGCGCTCGGTTCTGAGCTCAGTGTCGCAGGGGTAATGAACTTTGGCTTCGAACTAGAACCTTCACTCCACCCGATGCTTTGGGTGATGCTACCTGTGCTAACATTTATAACATTGGCCGCAGTGGTGAACAGCTTGATAAAACGTCTATTGGCACCAGTAAACAAGGATTTTGGTTAG
- a CDS encoding arylesterase yields the protein MTRLISFLFFILFSTASLAQDTELDSKLLVLGDSLSAGYNMDIKQSWPSLLPDALAKHDKTVTVVNGSISGDTTGNGLARLPQLLEEHAPDTVLIELGANDGLRGFPPKLMSANLDQIIEQIKAAGAKPIMMQIKIPPNYGKRYNQQFEYVFAALADQQNVPLLPFFLEHIILKPEWMMNDGLHPKPEAQPWIAEFVAEELYQHL from the coding sequence ATGACTAGACTAATTTCCTTTTTATTCTTTATTTTATTTTCAACCGCTTCTTTGGCTCAAGATACCGAGTTAGATTCTAAGTTACTGGTCCTTGGTGATAGCTTGAGTGCTGGTTACAACATGGACATCAAACAGAGTTGGCCAAGCTTGTTACCAGACGCGTTAGCAAAGCATGACAAAACGGTAACCGTAGTTAACGGAAGTATTTCTGGTGACACAACTGGCAATGGTTTAGCCCGCCTACCACAATTGCTTGAAGAACACGCTCCAGACACCGTTCTTATTGAACTTGGTGCGAATGATGGGCTTCGTGGATTCCCACCTAAGCTGATGTCTGCGAATCTTGATCAAATCATTGAGCAGATAAAAGCTGCGGGCGCGAAACCTATAATGATGCAGATTAAAATCCCACCGAATTACGGAAAGCGTTACAACCAGCAATTTGAATACGTTTTTGCAGCGCTTGCTGATCAACAAAACGTGCCACTTTTGCCGTTTTTCCTAGAGCATATCATCCTTAAACCTGAGTGGATGATGAACGATGGACTGCATCCAAAACCAGAAGCCCAACCTTGGATTGCTGAATTCGTCGCCGAAGAATTATATCAGCATCTTTAA
- a CDS encoding EAL domain-containing protein — translation MKKIKTLDLDIPDDMESGWQNIVDLLAQITQVPAALIMRVHANYIEVFSTSRSKNNPYNKGDSETLGNGLYCETVMESQQQLVVPNALADPDWEDNPDIKLGLVSYCGIPILWPNGELFGTICILDSKENHYTPTYIKLLESFRTSIESQLKTLFQHAKLTQMNRDLKNRVYTRTKDLASLNYSLNQEIDKRRAAEQKINFQKNHDLGTGFLNRNAFESRLNHKLASQQRLTDCSFAVVHIGFTNGRRIQARYGYNALDQVLVEYRKRIDSISDFEVLTARPTSVDLVLAFSVKDLHQRLEELCQTLVKVGHSEFDIESDKVHLHAFIGIAITNGEDDAESILQKSSEAMLACKDSGQKFAYYSQSHTEEQTHINKIEGYLLQAVRNDDLMLYFQPKVCPLTHRWVGAEALLRWRHPVLGDISNETLIHMAEQNGLIFEVGSFVLRNAIEKAKEWSEYVDDFKMAVNVSAIQLKNVHFAEQVVHLLETYHLESSFLELEVTESGLIADEVVAKNTLESLHDIGVTLSLDDFGTGYASFSYLKKFPFDTIKIDKSFIDQMLNSQEDSEIVRSIVQIAKKLDLKVTIEGIESEVQEQFIINEGCDVGQGYLYGRPMPSQEFEHSLINQNYLGTTRYA, via the coding sequence ATGAAGAAAATAAAAACGCTAGACTTAGATATTCCAGACGATATGGAGTCCGGTTGGCAGAACATTGTTGACCTCTTAGCTCAAATCACTCAAGTGCCCGCTGCACTCATCATGCGTGTTCACGCCAACTATATTGAAGTGTTCTCAACCAGTCGCAGTAAAAACAACCCATACAACAAAGGCGACTCTGAAACCTTAGGCAATGGGCTTTATTGTGAAACGGTGATGGAGTCTCAACAACAACTTGTTGTGCCCAATGCCCTCGCTGATCCTGACTGGGAAGACAACCCTGACATCAAACTAGGCTTAGTCTCTTACTGTGGTATCCCAATACTTTGGCCTAACGGCGAATTGTTCGGTACCATTTGTATCTTGGATTCGAAAGAGAATCACTACACACCAACCTATATTAAGCTTTTGGAAAGCTTTCGTACCTCGATAGAATCTCAGCTTAAAACTCTGTTTCAGCATGCTAAGCTCACTCAAATGAATAGAGACTTGAAAAATCGTGTTTATACACGTACTAAAGATCTCGCTAGCCTCAATTATTCATTAAATCAAGAGATTGATAAGCGAAGAGCGGCAGAACAAAAGATCAATTTTCAAAAGAATCATGACCTCGGTACGGGTTTTTTGAACCGAAACGCATTTGAATCCCGCTTAAACCATAAGCTAGCGTCACAACAAAGACTGACAGACTGCTCATTTGCCGTCGTTCATATTGGTTTTACCAACGGCAGACGCATACAGGCTCGATACGGCTATAACGCGTTAGACCAAGTGCTTGTTGAATACCGAAAACGCATCGACAGTATTTCTGATTTTGAAGTATTAACTGCACGCCCTACTTCGGTTGACCTCGTATTGGCGTTTAGCGTTAAAGATTTGCACCAACGCCTCGAAGAACTCTGCCAAACGCTAGTTAAGGTCGGGCATTCAGAATTCGATATCGAAAGTGACAAAGTGCATCTGCATGCCTTTATAGGAATTGCAATTACGAACGGCGAAGATGACGCGGAAAGCATTCTACAAAAGTCTTCTGAAGCGATGTTAGCGTGTAAAGATTCAGGACAAAAGTTCGCTTACTACTCTCAATCTCATACCGAAGAACAAACCCACATTAATAAGATCGAAGGCTATTTGCTTCAAGCCGTTCGTAATGATGACCTTATGCTCTACTTTCAACCCAAAGTCTGTCCGTTAACACATCGCTGGGTTGGTGCAGAAGCTTTGCTTCGTTGGCGACATCCTGTTTTGGGTGACATTTCTAACGAAACCCTGATACATATGGCTGAGCAAAACGGTTTGATTTTCGAAGTGGGTAGCTTTGTTCTACGTAATGCGATTGAAAAAGCCAAAGAGTGGTCCGAATACGTCGACGATTTCAAAATGGCCGTGAATGTATCTGCAATTCAACTCAAGAACGTACACTTTGCGGAACAAGTGGTTCACCTACTCGAAACCTACCACTTAGAGTCTAGCTTCTTAGAGCTTGAGGTCACGGAAAGCGGCCTTATTGCAGATGAAGTTGTCGCTAAGAACACCTTGGAATCGTTGCACGACATTGGAGTTACATTGTCACTTGATGACTTTGGGACAGGCTACGCCTCTTTCAGTTACCTGAAGAAATTTCCGTTCGATACCATTAAAATTGACAAGAGCTTCATTGATCAAATGCTTAACTCTCAGGAAGACTCGGAAATTGTTCGTTCTATTGTCCAAATTGCCAAAAAGCTCGACCTAAAAGTAACCATTGAAGGCATAGAATCGGAAGTTCAGGAGCAATTTATTATCAATGAAGGCTGCGATGTGGGCCAAGGTTACCTTTACGGAAGGCCAATGCCGAGCCAAGAATTCGAACACAGCTTAATCAATCAAAACTATTTGGGGACTACTCGTTACGCTTAA
- a CDS encoding P-loop domain-containing protein: protein MDQLTAKLKKLEKQNYRAYQQIKGQYDFADFELHIDHIQGDPYASASRFRATRAWSLTGLDWLKEKSYEYQVAARDFIARSFSEFAKQESTVSIALTGQTVLDNTAVVFTEHGIEIRFRINLPADGRSILAKKANNIITFYLPKFIRRATLERELNIDAMIKHCETIEDQEALRAQLDENNLAAFVANGSVLPRIAGNCDLPMKDAVPFVAPESLSVTLNTPNQGDVTGLGIPKGITLIVGGGFHGKSTLLNAVERSIYNHIPGDGREGIVTAIDTMKIRAEDGRCVHNLNLSNYINHLPMQKDTSNFSTQDASGSTSQAAWLQESIEAGVQTLLIDEDTSATNFMIRDERMQALVSKGDEPITPLVDRIGQLREEMDISTIVVMGGSGDYLDVANTVIQMHDYQAVDVTEKAKDIIAQHPTQRTNECETALETFVPRSLNRASLMNILTDGKFRVNAKGKESLRFGKEFADLSALEQLESPSEVNAIGWAWFQFAQTPGWSNNPAKEFKAILENEWHANMPNYGDLAKPRTLDVMAALNRMRKSQFKPSN, encoded by the coding sequence ATGGATCAGTTGACTGCAAAGCTTAAAAAGCTCGAAAAACAAAACTACCGTGCATATCAACAAATTAAAGGTCAATACGACTTTGCTGATTTTGAATTACACATCGACCACATCCAAGGTGACCCATATGCGTCAGCTTCTCGTTTTCGTGCAACGCGCGCGTGGTCGTTAACTGGGTTAGATTGGCTGAAAGAAAAGTCTTACGAATACCAAGTAGCAGCACGTGATTTTATCGCGCGTAGCTTCTCTGAGTTCGCAAAACAAGAATCGACCGTGTCTATCGCACTGACAGGTCAAACGGTATTAGACAACACAGCCGTTGTTTTCACAGAACACGGCATCGAAATCCGTTTCCGTATCAATCTACCTGCCGATGGCCGAAGCATTCTTGCTAAGAAAGCGAACAACATTATTACGTTTTACTTACCGAAGTTTATTCGTCGCGCGACGCTTGAGCGTGAATTGAACATCGACGCAATGATTAAACATTGTGAAACGATCGAAGACCAAGAAGCGCTGCGTGCTCAACTAGATGAAAACAACCTAGCGGCATTTGTTGCAAACGGCAGCGTGCTACCACGTATCGCGGGTAACTGTGACCTACCAATGAAAGATGCAGTGCCTTTCGTTGCTCCAGAATCATTGAGCGTTACTTTAAACACACCAAACCAAGGTGATGTGACAGGCCTAGGAATTCCAAAAGGTATCACGCTGATTGTTGGTGGTGGCTTCCATGGTAAATCTACGCTGTTGAACGCGGTTGAACGTTCTATCTATAACCATATTCCCGGTGACGGTCGTGAAGGCATCGTGACTGCGATTGATACGATGAAGATCCGCGCTGAAGATGGTCGATGTGTGCACAACTTGAATCTATCGAACTATATCAATCATTTACCAATGCAAAAAGACACCTCTAATTTCAGCACACAAGATGCGTCTGGCTCTACGTCTCAAGCTGCTTGGTTGCAAGAATCGATTGAAGCCGGTGTTCAAACTCTACTTATCGATGAAGATACGTCAGCGACTAACTTCATGATTCGTGATGAACGTATGCAAGCGCTAGTGTCAAAAGGCGACGAACCAATTACCCCACTTGTTGACCGTATTGGCCAGTTACGTGAAGAGATGGATATCTCTACCATTGTTGTAATGGGCGGTTCTGGTGATTACCTAGATGTAGCGAACACTGTGATTCAAATGCACGACTACCAAGCGGTAGATGTGACTGAAAAAGCAAAAGACATTATTGCTCAGCACCCTACTCAGCGTACTAACGAGTGTGAGACGGCTTTAGAAACGTTTGTGCCGCGTTCATTGAACCGTGCTTCACTCATGAACATTCTGACTGACGGTAAGTTCCGTGTTAACGCGAAGGGCAAAGAGTCACTGCGTTTTGGTAAAGAGTTTGCAGACCTTTCTGCCCTTGAGCAATTAGAGTCGCCGTCTGAAGTGAACGCGATCGGTTGGGCTTGGTTCCAATTCGCACAAACTCCAGGTTGGTCAAACAACCCTGCGAAAGAGTTCAAAGCTATTTTAGAAAACGAATGGCACGCTAACATGCCTAACTACGGTGACCTAGCGAAACCAAGAACATTAGATGTGATGGCCGCTCTGAACCGAATGCGTAAATCTCAGTTCAAGCCTTCGAACTGA
- a CDS encoding ABC transporter ATP-binding protein, whose translation MHTSIIKAESVSKTVSTNQEHLTILEHVDIDIREGETVAIVGTSGAGKSTLMTLLAGLDVPTNGEISLLGQSLAQLDDEARAKIRSESVGFVFQSFLLIPSLSALQNVTLPCLLKGEDEDIERATALLESVGLKDRLEHLPSQLSGGEQQRVALARAFMIKPKILFADEPTGNLDQQTAAKIVELLFELNSSHGTTLVLVTHDPKLAQRCQRTLKMHVGQIEEV comes from the coding sequence ATGCATACATCCATCATTAAAGCCGAGTCCGTTTCGAAGACAGTGTCTACTAATCAAGAACATTTAACAATCCTAGAGCATGTTGATATTGACATTCGCGAAGGCGAAACTGTCGCGATTGTCGGCACGTCTGGTGCAGGTAAATCGACCCTAATGACGTTGCTTGCCGGGCTTGATGTACCAACGAATGGCGAAATCAGTTTACTAGGGCAGTCACTTGCACAGCTTGATGACGAAGCTAGGGCGAAAATCCGAAGTGAGTCGGTCGGGTTTGTATTTCAAAGCTTCTTATTAATTCCAAGCCTTTCTGCGCTACAAAATGTCACGCTGCCTTGTTTGTTGAAAGGAGAAGACGAAGATATCGAACGTGCGACTGCTCTGCTTGAATCAGTAGGCTTAAAAGACAGGCTTGAACACTTGCCGTCTCAGTTATCTGGTGGTGAGCAACAAAGGGTCGCTTTGGCGCGCGCATTTATGATCAAGCCAAAAATCCTTTTTGCTGACGAACCAACCGGTAACTTAGACCAACAAACCGCAGCAAAAATCGTTGAACTATTATTTGAGCTGAACTCTTCTCACGGCACCACATTAGTATTAGTGACACACGATCCTAAGCTTGCGCAACGTTGCCAAAGAACACTTAAGATGCATGTCGGTCAGATAGAGGAAGTCTAA
- the mrdA gene encoding penicillin-binding protein 2, whose protein sequence is MNHKRVKMRDHKKEVNLFKNRVIVAFCGILLFTLVLVGNLYRLQVENFKSYQTRADGNRIKVLPIAPTRGLIYDRNGVLLAENKLVFDLTMIPEQTDNVDAMLAKLDKYVPRDAEQIARFKKRYHNTRRFKSVTILENLTEEEIAKFSVHQYQFPGLSIDTSLKRFYPNGEVLTHVLGYVAHINDNDLRKLEEQGIDANYQATTIIGKLGVERYYEDILHGTKGYQEVEVNSRGRVVRTIEYVPPVAGKDIVLNIDLELQKYVFEQLNHRTGSAVILDPKDNSVLAMASSPSYDPNLFVDGISSKNYQRLLNDPAHPLVNRTTLGVYPPASTIKPFMAVAGLQEHVISEDTIRNDHGVWRIPGSKRNSKSWRDWKRWGHGPVDVTQAIEESVDSFFYQTAFDLGIDRISSWMNRFGFGEPTGIDIYEESTANMPTREWKMMRYRTPWYQGDTVPIGIGQGYWTSTPMQLAKATSVLVNHGKVMPPHILRATLEHGEDFSTQQLVEPESMPSITEVPDRIWDVPLNAMRLVNHGSRGSGRRAFKGSNYTSGGKSGTAQVFDLAKDQVYNSKKLARHLLDHALYTAFAPYEHPEYVATVVIEHGNGGSKVGAPYIRKVLDYAFEHKSGERKITRSTNK, encoded by the coding sequence ATGAATCATAAACGCGTTAAGATGCGTGACCATAAAAAAGAAGTAAACCTATTCAAAAATCGTGTAATCGTCGCGTTTTGTGGGATCTTGCTCTTCACTCTTGTCTTAGTTGGTAACCTGTATCGACTCCAAGTCGAAAACTTTAAAAGTTATCAAACTCGTGCCGATGGCAACAGAATCAAAGTACTCCCTATCGCCCCTACTCGAGGGCTGATTTACGACCGTAACGGCGTCTTGCTTGCGGAGAACAAGCTTGTCTTTGATCTGACGATGATTCCAGAGCAAACCGACAATGTCGATGCAATGCTCGCCAAGCTAGACAAATACGTCCCGCGTGATGCCGAGCAGATCGCTCGATTCAAAAAACGTTATCACAACACTCGCCGTTTCAAATCAGTGACGATATTAGAGAATCTAACGGAAGAAGAGATTGCAAAGTTCTCTGTGCATCAATACCAATTCCCCGGCCTATCTATTGATACCAGCTTAAAGCGCTTTTATCCGAATGGTGAAGTCCTTACTCATGTATTAGGCTATGTAGCACACATCAATGATAACGACCTCAGAAAGCTCGAAGAACAAGGTATAGACGCAAATTACCAAGCTACAACAATCATCGGGAAGCTTGGAGTTGAACGTTACTATGAAGATATTCTACATGGGACTAAAGGCTATCAAGAAGTCGAAGTAAATAGTCGTGGACGAGTTGTCCGAACTATTGAGTACGTGCCGCCAGTAGCTGGCAAAGATATCGTGCTAAATATAGACCTTGAGCTACAAAAATACGTCTTTGAACAACTTAATCACCGAACTGGAAGCGCAGTTATTCTCGACCCTAAAGACAATAGTGTGTTGGCGATGGCATCAAGCCCAAGTTATGACCCGAACCTATTTGTGGATGGCATTTCGAGTAAGAACTACCAACGTCTATTAAATGATCCTGCTCATCCGTTGGTAAACCGCACGACCTTAGGTGTTTATCCTCCTGCATCAACTATTAAACCATTTATGGCAGTGGCAGGACTGCAAGAACATGTCATCTCTGAGGATACCATTCGTAATGACCATGGGGTTTGGAGAATTCCGGGGTCAAAACGAAACTCTAAATCATGGCGAGATTGGAAGCGCTGGGGTCATGGCCCTGTCGATGTCACCCAAGCCATCGAAGAGTCCGTTGATTCATTCTTTTATCAAACCGCGTTTGATTTGGGTATCGACCGCATTTCAAGCTGGATGAATCGCTTTGGCTTTGGTGAACCTACGGGTATCGATATCTATGAAGAAAGTACCGCCAACATGCCGACTCGAGAGTGGAAGATGATGCGTTATCGTACCCCGTGGTATCAAGGCGACACTGTTCCGATTGGTATTGGTCAAGGTTATTGGACATCCACGCCAATGCAACTTGCGAAAGCGACCTCGGTACTGGTTAACCATGGAAAGGTAATGCCACCGCATATATTAAGAGCCACCTTAGAACACGGTGAAGATTTTAGTACACAGCAACTTGTTGAACCTGAGTCGATGCCTTCGATTACGGAAGTACCCGATAGAATTTGGGATGTACCACTCAACGCAATGCGACTCGTAAACCATGGCAGTCGTGGTAGTGGTAGACGTGCATTTAAGGGAAGCAACTACACGAGTGGTGGGAAATCAGGTACGGCACAAGTGTTTGATCTTGCCAAAGACCAGGTCTACAACTCGAAGAAACTCGCTAGGCATTTACTTGACCACGCCCTTTACACGGCTTTTGCACCTTATGAACACCCAGAATATGTCGCGACTGTGGTTATTGAACATGGTAACGGCGGTTCAAAAGTCGGCGCACCTTATATTCGTAAAGTACTCGACTATGCATTTGAGCATAAAAGTGGTGAGAGAAAGATCACTCGTAGCACCAACAAATAA